A genomic stretch from Leptotrichia sp. HSP-536 includes:
- a CDS encoding N-glycosylase/DNA lyase has product MINRINKEKNEEIQKIYKNIKQNIDIAIKNYKKAWEGTEKEVFAEMAFCILTPQSKAKNAWQAITNLVENGLLYNGEPEEIVEFLNIVRFKNNKSRYLVEFRELMTRDGKLQPKKILSEIDDTFEKRKWIFKNVKGMGLKEANHVLRNLGFGENIAILDRHILRNLKELNVIEEIPKSISEKKYYEIEEKMREYSKFSKIKMDELDLVLWYKQTGEIFK; this is encoded by the coding sequence ATGATAAATAGAATTAATAAGGAAAAAAACGAAGAAATTCAAAAAATTTACAAAAATATCAAGCAAAATATTGATATAGCGATAAAAAATTATAAAAAGGCTTGGGAAGGCACAGAAAAAGAAGTTTTTGCAGAAATGGCATTTTGTATTTTAACACCACAGTCAAAAGCTAAGAATGCTTGGCAAGCAATTACAAATTTAGTGGAAAATGGATTGCTATACAATGGAGAGCCTGAAGAAATTGTCGAGTTTCTAAATATTGTAAGATTTAAAAATAATAAATCGCGATATTTGGTCGAATTTCGTGAACTGATGACACGAGATGGGAAATTACAGCCTAAGAAAATTTTATCAGAAATTGACGATACTTTTGAAAAAAGAAAATGGATTTTTAAAAATGTTAAGGGAATGGGATTAAAGGAAGCGAATCACGTATTGAGAAATCTTGGATTTGGAGAAAATATCGCAATTTTAGATAGGCATATTTTGAGAAATTTAAAAGAACTTAATGTAATTGAAGAAATTCCAAAATCCATAAGTGAAAAAAAATATTATGAAATCGAAGAAAAAATGCGGGAATATTCAAAATTTTCAAAAATAAAAATGGATGAGCTGGACTTAGTTTTATGGTACAAGCAAACTGGCGAAATTTTTAAATAA
- a CDS encoding alpha/beta hydrolase fold domain-containing protein, whose product MSLLSDIAVPIAKLVNMKKYKEKDFLNPRRDTDFLNKKNFDKSLNTHEQFIDGFQVLTVFLNKSSNKHVIFLHGGAYVMRAVRAHKNIIEKLVKTYHLKITFIDYPLAPENTVEKAHKVVMDTYEKITEQYKDDEFYLFGDSSGGGLALSFLQRLKGKKELPFPSKTVLMSPWVDVSMTNEEIKDFEEKDPILPLNGLIVTGKQFAGDLNVKNPLISPIYGNMDNLGEIFLIFGTNEILYPDCLKLSDMLEIAVGTTVEIKIGENLCHDWILAPLKESEETVNEIGDFFANMLNSF is encoded by the coding sequence ATGAGCTTGTTATCAGATATCGCAGTACCTATTGCGAAGTTAGTAAATATGAAAAAATATAAGGAAAAAGATTTTCTTAATCCAAGAAGGGACACAGATTTTTTAAATAAAAAAAACTTTGATAAGTCATTAAATACGCACGAACAGTTTATTGATGGATTTCAAGTTTTGACAGTTTTTTTAAATAAAAGCTCCAATAAACATGTGATTTTTCTTCACGGTGGAGCTTATGTAATGCGTGCAGTCCGAGCTCACAAAAATATCATTGAAAAATTAGTAAAAACATATCACTTAAAGATAACTTTCATTGACTATCCATTAGCTCCTGAAAATACTGTGGAAAAAGCCCACAAGGTAGTAATGGATACATACGAAAAAATTACCGAGCAGTATAAAGATGATGAATTTTACTTGTTTGGTGACTCTTCTGGCGGCGGACTGGCACTTTCATTTTTACAAAGGCTAAAAGGAAAAAAAGAATTACCTTTTCCATCAAAAACGGTGTTGATGTCTCCATGGGTAGATGTGTCTATGACGAATGAAGAAATAAAAGATTTTGAAGAAAAAGACCCAATTTTACCTTTAAATGGGCTAATTGTCACAGGAAAGCAGTTTGCAGGGGATTTGAATGTGAAAAATCCGTTAATTTCGCCAATTTATGGAAATATGGATAATCTTGGAGAGATTTTTCTGATTTTTGGAACAAATGAAATTTTGTATCCAGATTGCTTAAAACTAAGCGATATGCTTGAAATTGCAGTAGGAACGACTGTGGAAATAAAAATAGGCGAAAATTTGTGCCACGACTGGATTTTAGCACCTTTGAAGGAATCAGAAGAAACTGTTAATGAAATAGGCGATTTTTTTGCAAATATGCTAAACTCCTTTTAA
- a CDS encoding helix-hairpin-helix domain-containing protein: MKIKYVIIFVMLLIAGNFLRLLIEDKNIPEIEISKEKNYKKDKAKKETDLTKSNVKFDINNIEYKDLLKLGINKNKAEKFVKYRDEVGIIKNIDEVKNVSGFGKTGLEIAQKFLFVDTEKIKNSKENYGREIVKYNINKLNDKELKKIGFSNKEIKKLLPEIEKNNIRSNVDLEKIIGKERYTEIEDKIKFIE, from the coding sequence ATGAAAATAAAATATGTTATTATTTTTGTGATGCTGTTAATTGCAGGTAATTTTTTAAGACTTTTAATTGAAGATAAAAATATTCCTGAGATTGAAATCAGCAAGGAAAAAAATTATAAGAAGGATAAAGCGAAAAAGGAAACTGATTTAACAAAAAGCAATGTAAAATTTGATATTAACAATATCGAATACAAGGATTTGCTAAAATTGGGGATTAATAAGAATAAAGCTGAAAAATTTGTAAAATATCGGGATGAAGTTGGAATTATTAAAAATATTGATGAAGTAAAAAATGTTTCAGGCTTTGGAAAGACAGGGCTGGAAATCGCACAAAAATTTCTATTTGTGGATACTGAAAAAATAAAAAATTCAAAAGAGAATTATGGACGTGAAATTGTAAAGTATAATATCAATAAATTAAACGATAAGGAATTAAAAAAAATAGGATTTTCAAATAAGGAAATAAAAAAACTGCTTCCTGAAATTGAAAAAAATAACATAAGGTCAAATGTAGATTTGGAAAAGATTATTGGAAAAGAGCGTTATACAGAAATTGAAGACAAAATAAAATTTATAGAATAA